A single Excalfactoria chinensis isolate bCotChi1 unplaced genomic scaffold, bCotChi1.hap2 Scaffold_81, whole genome shotgun sequence DNA region contains:
- the LOC140265249 gene encoding olfactory receptor 4M1-like gives MEHENSTRVREFILLGLSRTHGVQSVLFSFFLLFYMAVLPSNVLIILTVWGDSQLGSPMHFFLANLAFLDICYCSVTLPKMLADLFSNPKTISYNSCMAQLMFLHFLGAAEIFLLLAMAYDRYVAICKPLRYAMLMNKTVCCTLLGASWGGGLIHGIVVFALIITLPFCGPNILDSFFCDVRQLAKLACANTDTVELLMFLNNGSVLVVCFVLLLISYTALMLKLRAFSSEAKNKITSTCISHMVVVLVTFGPAIYIYVLPFRAVPMEKVIALFHTIIFPLMNPMIYTLCNKEIRSSMGRLVHKYCGVDFI, from the coding sequence ATGGAGCACGAGAACTCAACAAGAGTCAGAGAGTTTATTCTGCTGGGATTGTCTCGCACCCACGGAGTGCAGTCAgttctcttctccttcttcctgcTGTTCTACATGGCAGTTCTCCCAAGCAATGTCCTCATCATTCTCACAGTTTGGGGTGATTCCCAACTGGGATCACCCATGCACTTTTTCCTGGCCAATCTGGCATTCCTGGATATCTGCTACTGCTCTGTCACCCTACCCAAAATGCTGGCTGACTTATTCTCAAACCCAAAGACCATCTCCTACAACAGCTGCATGGCTCAGCTCATGTTTCTTCACTTCCTGGGAGCGGCGGAAATCTTCCTTCTCTTGGCCATGGCCTACGATCGCTACGTTGCCATTTGCAAACCCCTTCGTTATGCCATGCTCATGAACAAGACTGTTTGCTGCACTCTGCTTGGAGCTTCGTGGGGCGGTGGCCTCATTCACGGCATCGTTGTATTTGCTCTCATCATCACTCTCCCCTTCTGCGGCCCCAACATCCTGGACAGCTTCTTCTGTGATGTCCGACAGCTGGCAAAGTTGGCCTGTGCCAACACTGACACAGTGGAACTGCTGATGTTCCTCAACAACGGCTCTGTCCTTGTGGTGTGCTTTGTGCTCCTCCTCATTTCCTACACAGCCCTAATGTTGAAGCTCCGGGCGTTCTCCTCTGAGGCCAAGAACAAAATCACCTCCACCTGCATTTCCCACATGGTTGTGGTTTTGGTCACCTTTGGCCCAGCAATTTATATCTACGTCCTCCCCTTCCGGGCCGTCCCAATGGAAAAAGTCATTGCTCTTTTCCATACGATCATCTTCCCTTTAATGAACCCCATGATCTACACACTGTGCAACAAGGAGATCAGAAGCTCCATGGGCAGGTTGGTCCACAAATACTGTGGTGTGGACTTTATATGA
- the LOC140265250 gene encoding olfactory receptor 10AG1-like, whose protein sequence is MLEFKTLGGRSEAKSRIAALDFQRANFDFDLWTYLEVSDGLDCLKDVTALNELQKEHGWKRTLGMILSAQADRSALTSNGCVLELYIVVGGNSLTVMLVLFYAEKMPQRNILKNHTAGPGFLLGFPDPPGLPGVCFTIFLLIYVTVIIGNSLIVLVTVLDLSLHSPMYFFLRNLSFLEICYTSATLPKMLVCFLTGDVQISFLGCAAQLYFLVSLGSTECLLLATMAYDRYVAICDPLRYSLVMNGGFCVRLVVGSWMVVVPIQVGQIYQVFTLPFCASHHLHHFFCDVPPLLELACADTFWSRVTLNTIILLFAILPFFMIVVSYVRIIGTVLKMHSAPSRHKAFSTCSSHLIVLTLFYGSATVVYCKHHSRDSADTDKYLALFYTILTPMFNPVIYGMRNRELRIALRKLLWGK, encoded by the exons ATGCTGGAGTTCAAGACCTTAGGTGGAAGAAGTGAggcaaaaagtaggattgctgCCCTGGACTTTCAGAGAGCCAACTTCGACTTCGACCTTTGGACCTACTTGGAGGTATCTGATGGGCTGGACTGCTTGAAG GACGTGACAGCATTGAATGAACTACAGAAGGAACATGGCTGGAAAAGGACCTTAGGAATGATTCTTTCAGCACAAGCTGACAGGTCAGCCCTCACCTCCAATG gctgtgtgctggagctgtACATAGTTGTGGGTGGGAATTCTCTAACAGTGATGTTGGTGTTGTTTTATGCAGAGAAAATGCCCCAAAGAAATATCCTGAAGAATCACACCGCTGGACCTGGATTTCTTCTGGGGTTTCCTGATCCCCCTGGGCTGCCAGGAGTGTGCTTCACCATCTTCCTGCTCATTTATGTCACAGTTATCATTGGGAACAGCCTGATTGTGCTGGTTACAGTGCTGGACTTGAGCCTCCACAGCCCTATGTATTTCTTCCTGAGAAACTTGTCTTTCTTGGAGATCTGCTACACATCAGCCActctccccaaaatgctggtgtGTTTCCTGACGGGAGATGTCCAGATCTCCTTCcttggctgtgctgcccagctTTATTTCTTAGTTTCTCTGGGAAGCACTGAGTGCCTATTGCTGGCCACCATGGCTTATGACCGCTATGTGGCCATATGTGACCCCCTGCGCTACAGCCTGGTGATGAATGGTGGGTTCTGTGTCAGACTGGTGGTTGGCTCATGGATGGTCGTCGTACCAATACAAGTGGGACAGATCTACCAAGTGTTTACCTTGCCCTTCTGTGCCtcccatcacctccatcattTTTTCTGCGATGTTCCCCCTCTGTTGGAGCTGGCCTGTGCAGATACTTTCTGGAGCCGGGTGACCCTGAACACTATCATCCTGCTTTTTGCCATCCTTCCCTTTTTCATGATCGTCGTTTCCTACGTTAGAATTATCGGTACGGTTCTGAAGATGCACTCTGCTCCGAGCAGACACAAAGCCTTTTCCACCTGCTCCTCACACCTCATAGTGCTGACTCTCTTTTACGGCTCAGCCACTGTCGTGTACTGCAAACACCACTCAAGGGACTCTGCAGACACTGACAAATACCTTGCCCTGTTTTACACGATTCTGACCCCCATGTTTAACCCTGTCATCTATGGTATGAGGAATAGAGAACTGAGGATTGCCCTGAGAAAACTCCTGTGGGGAAAGTGA